The genomic interval TCCACTTCCTGGCCGTAGACCGGGTTTTCATAGCTGAAGGTAGACTGCGCCGTCTGGCGGATCAGGTCGCCACGAAACACCTTGCGGTCTTCGTGATCGAGGCCGAACAACAGGTCATGCTGCAGGCCGCCCAGCTCGACGTTGCCCGCAAGGCTCAGGGTGGCGAACTGGTCGCGGCTCATGGCGTTGTGCGTGCCGTCGATGCTGCGCGTCAGCGTGCCCTTGGCTTCGTTGACGCCCGTCACGCGGACCTGGCTGGCGTCGTAGGTCTCGCGGTTGAAGCTGTAGCCGAAGTGCAGCTTCCAATCGTCGGCCAATTGGTGGTCGACCTCCAGGCGATACAGGTCAGAGCGCCCTTCCATGTCGTTGAATGGCTCATCCAGGCGACGCGTGGCCGGAATGTCCAAGGGGTGGCCGTTGCTGCCAAAGGCCGTGCCGCGGTCGAACGGGTAAAGAAACTCGCGGTGCTCGTACGCCACCACCACCTGGGTGTCCTCGCCCAGCCAGGCCAGCGACGGCGCCACCAGCGATTCGCGGTGCACACCGAAGTTACGCCAGTAGTCCTCATCTTCGTGGTCGACGATCAGGCGGTAGGCGAAGTTGCTGTCGCCGAGTGCGCCGGTGCTGTCGAACCCACCGCCGCTGCCATTTTTGCCGCTGCCGTAGGTCGAGCCACGCACCGTCAGGGCGTTGTACTGCTGCAGTTGCGGGCGCTTGCTGACCACGTTGATGACCCCGCCTGGGTCCTGGATGCCATACAGCAGCGAGGCCGGGCCCTTGAGCACTTCGACCCGCTCGGTGCTGGCATTAAGGCTGCGGCCCTGCACGATGGGCATACCGTCACGCATGATCGAGCCGTCGCGGTTGTCCCCAAAGCCGCGCTTCATCACGGTGTCGGAGGTGCCGCCAAAGTTGTTGCCCTGGGTAATGCCGCTGACGTTGGTCAAGGCATCATCGAGGTTGCGCGGGGCCTGGTCGCGAATGACCTGGGCCGGGACCACGTTGATGGCCTGGGGGATGTCCTGGTTCGGGCCCTGGCCACGCATGATCGAGGCCGTGGCCGGGGGCTGATAGCTGTAGGCGTCCATCTGCGAGGTCACGGTGGTGGCCTGCAGGTTGAGTGCCCCGTCGCTGCTCACGGCTTCGAGGGTGAAGGTGCGGGCATCGACGCGGCGCCAGGCCAGGCCGGAAGTGCCCAGCAATTGCTGCAGCGCCTGCTCTGCGCTGAAGGTGCCGTTGAGGGCGGGTGCCTGCTGGCCAGAAAGCTCGAGGGTGTACACCACGCTCTGGCCGGTGGCTTGGCTGAAGGCATTAAGCGCCTGGGCCAAGGGCTGGCTTGGCTGGGCAAACGTGTACGCCTGTACCTGCTCGGCCGCCCCGGCCAACGGTGCGATGGCGATGACAGGGAACACCGAAAGGCCGAGCCAGAGGGGGACGCAACGCGGGGTGAACTTCATGGACGCTGACCTGTAAGTGGGTGTTGATTACGAATGAATCGCACTTCCACTCATTACACGGATGCCACGGCCTGTTACCTCATCCGTTAATTGAATTTTTTTCCTGGACCGGCCTCTTCGCGGGCAAGCCCACAGGTTCTGGTACAGGTGCCTAGCGGATAATCGTCAACCGCCCCAATACGGTCTGCCGGGAAAAGCCCATCACATGGCCAAGTGAATCGAGCGCTGCCAAAGGCGCTTGCACCGGGAAACTGCCACTGACCTTGCGCTGCCCCAACTCACCCTCGAGCAGCAGGATGCGCCCCGGGTAGTACCGCCCGAGGTCTTCGACCACCTGCGCCAGCGGCACCTGGTAGTAATTCAGCCAGCCCTGGCGCCAAGCCAGGCGGCTCTCGCTGTCTACGCTCACGGTGCTGCCCGCATGGCCGTGCACGTAAGCCAGCTGCTGATTGGCCGTCAGTTCACGGGCGACCACGCCTTGCCCCGGCGTCACCGCGACCCGCCCACTGCGCACTGTCACCTGCGCGCCATCCCCCTGCTCACGCACCTCGAACTGGGTGCCCAGCACCCGCACCTCACCGCCTGCGGCAGCGACCAGAAACGGCTCGCCGGTGTGGGTGACCTGGAAGAACGCCGCCCCGCGCAGCAGCCGCACACGGCGCTCGCCTTGGGCGAAGTCGACCGTGATTGCGCTGCCTGCATCGAGTGTCACCTGCGATTGATCGGCCAGGGTCACCTGGCGGACGTTGCCGGCGCTGCTGTAGTCGGCCTGCAGGTCCTGCAGCCAGTAGCCAGGGTGCCAACCCCCCACGGTGCCAACCGCCAGCACCAGGCAGGCTGCAACTGCCAAGGCGGCGACGCGTTGGCGCCAACGGCCTCGGGCAGGCGCCTTGGCCATGGCATCCAGGTACTTTTGCAGGCCCTCACGCTCTTCATCGGCCAGCCGCGCCGCTGGCGTCGCGCTCATCTGCCACAGCGCCTGAGCCTGTGCGTACGCCTCTCGATGCCCCGGGTCGGCCAGCAACCAACGCTTGAACGCCGCACCTTGAGCTTGCTCAGGCTGTTCGTTGATGCGGCTCAGCCACTGCAGCGCGGCCTGTGACTGCGCGGCAGTGATCGGATTCGGACGGCTCATCGACGGGCGCTCCCTGGCCTGCGTAGGGTGGAAACGGGCTCGGCGACACTCGCCTTGCACGCTTCGAGGGCGCGCATCATATGCTTTTCAACGGCGCTCTGGGACAGTTGCATGGCCGTGGCGATCTCGCTGTACGTGCAGCCGTGGATACGATTGAGCAGGAAGATCTGCCGCGTGCGATCGGGCAAGGCACGCAACGCAGCCTCGATGCGTTGCAGGTCGTGATCGACCTCCAGGGCTTGCTCAGGTTCTGCAGCGCTGGACTGCTCATCCACGGCTTGCGTGGCTTCGGCCACACGCTCGCGGCTGCCTTCGCTACGCAGGTGGTCGATGGCAAGGTTGCCGGCGCAGCGCAAAAGGTAGGTGTCCAGTGCTTCGACCTTGACCTCG from Pseudomonas kermanshahensis carries:
- a CDS encoding TonB-dependent siderophore receptor; the encoded protein is MKFTPRCVPLWLGLSVFPVIAIAPLAGAAEQVQAYTFAQPSQPLAQALNAFSQATGQSVVYTLELSGQQAPALNGTFSAEQALQQLLGTSGLAWRRVDARTFTLEAVSSDGALNLQATTVTSQMDAYSYQPPATASIMRGQGPNQDIPQAINVVPAQVIRDQAPRNLDDALTNVSGITQGNNFGGTSDTVMKRGFGDNRDGSIMRDGMPIVQGRSLNASTERVEVLKGPASLLYGIQDPGGVINVVSKRPQLQQYNALTVRGSTYGSGKNGSGGGFDSTGALGDSNFAYRLIVDHEDEDYWRNFGVHRESLVAPSLAWLGEDTQVVVAYEHREFLYPFDRGTAFGSNGHPLDIPATRRLDEPFNDMEGRSDLYRLEVDHQLADDWKLHFGYSFNRETYDASQVRVTGVNEAKGTLTRSIDGTHNAMSRDQFATLSLAGNVELGGLQHDLLFGLDHEDRKVFRGDLIRQTAQSTFSYENPVYGQEVEGSSVRASDSDQTDKLRTDALFVQDALHLDEHWILVAGARFQQFDQYAGRGRPFKANTDTSGQAWVPHAGIVYKVDDQLSFYGSYSESFKPNSSIAPLTGGVVLDASVAPEEGKSWELGAKLDMPGSLTGTLALFDITKRNVLVANFDTGTGETVYSNAGEVNSRGVELDLTGQLSERWSLIGSYAFTDAKVTKDPDLEGNRLQNVAKHSGSLSAVYDFGRVFGGDRLRFGAGARYVGERSGNSTNTFDLPSYTVADAFATYETQLDEHNVRLQLNVKNLFDKVYYSSAVNQYFVAVGDARQVSLSSTFEF
- a CDS encoding FecR family protein; the encoded protein is MSRPNPITAAQSQAALQWLSRINEQPEQAQGAAFKRWLLADPGHREAYAQAQALWQMSATPAARLADEEREGLQKYLDAMAKAPARGRWRQRVAALAVAACLVLAVGTVGGWHPGYWLQDLQADYSSAGNVRQVTLADQSQVTLDAGSAITVDFAQGERRVRLLRGAAFFQVTHTGEPFLVAAAGGEVRVLGTQFEVREQGDGAQVTVRSGRVAVTPGQGVVARELTANQQLAYVHGHAGSTVSVDSESRLAWRQGWLNYYQVPLAQVVEDLGRYYPGRILLLEGELGQRKVSGSFPVQAPLAALDSLGHVMGFSRQTVLGRLTIIR
- a CDS encoding RNA polymerase sigma factor, whose translation is MSEPGDVIEPDADHTGGRARFVQVFLAQRARMEALVSRRVGCRATASDLVQELFLRFWRRPEVKVEALDTYLLRCAGNLAIDHLRSEGSRERVAEATQAVDEQSSAAEPEQALEVDHDLQRIEAALRALPDRTRQIFLLNRIHGCTYSEIATAMQLSQSAVEKHMMRALEACKASVAEPVSTLRRPGSARR